TTCTACCAACATCATATGTCATCTTTTTATTCGTAGTCATGATTCAGAGGCACACCAAACCAgttgttaatttaatttggtAGCATGGATTTAATCTTTCAACAGCTTTCCAAACTAACGAGGCCAACATGGAACAATGCAATCGATTCCCAGCAGTCTGAACAACTAGAAATGTATTGAACTTGCAGCACAATGGggtgaaaaaatatattttctgaacTGAAAAGCAgagtgagggaaaaaaaatgttctttgtttgtgtcCTGTATTATTTGCAATTCTGTATTGAAATCCCACACTCTCCAAACTACCAGTGTACTCACTCAACCTGAAATAAatgaagactcaatctgtcctTGATGAGCACTGCTGCTATGGGACCTTCATAAATTCCAGCTGAAGAAAGCATGTTTCTCTCCCCTGAGAGCAAACAGGGAGAAATAACTTGCTGATTTTTGGTTGATTACAGCTTTTGCATCATATTCATATCCATTAATGAGTTCACAAAAAGATCCAATGAAGTTTGTGGTCTACGTATAAATCCAAGCAGTGAGACTTGACAACATTTCCAGGGAAATAATTAGGCAGAGTTTAAATCAGCGCAGtctcagaagaaaaagaagttattCTATGGATGTTAGAGTACTTAGAAAatgctgcatttccttttttctgacTGTTTTTAAATGGCAGAGTAAGGCAGTGGAGTAAGTGTGAGTATGAAAGATTGAGTCGTTTACAGTATCTAAAGTACAATAGTGGAACAGAACACTGGTTAATAATAAgactaaagtctttttttttttttttttttttttttttttttgttggtgttGAAACCAGAAACAGTGGAGCTGCCTACATCTACATCAGCCCCCTCCCATTGCTGAATGTTGAGAAGCCAGGCTCTACAGACACTGACCAGTCCAACCCAGACTCATGCACAGCAAGAAAAGCAACATTCCCTGCAGAGCTTACATCCCTTTGTTCCAAATAAGCCGTACTATACATGGTTAAAGATTCAGATTTTTGTCTACCGGCCTGCACTCTGTGggaaaagcagcttttaatgctgTAACAAACATCATGTTATGCAATCCTTCTGTAATCTGTCGCTCAGCTACAACAGGTATTTACAGCGCACAGCTTGGCTCGTTGGTGCAGTCATTCTGGCTGTGGTTACTGTCCACGTCTCTCTTCCTCAGCTCTTTGCCTGACTTGTGTTGCTGACTGCTGTCACCATGGCTGTGGCCAGGGTGGGCGGCTGACGAAGGCCGCTTGCCATGATCCTGGTGGTGCTCGTGACTCTGGTGATGGCTGTGCTCTTTGGTGCCGCTATGAGACTCCCTGTCAAAGAATCTTACACCTCTCTTGGTATCGTCCAGAGCCTCAAAGTTATCACTGTTGCTGTTGGTGATCCTGCTCTCCGGCACCACCTGCAGGTATGCTCTGACGCGGTGGTGGCGGGCACCTGCATCATCGCTGAAGTCAATGACACGGCATTCATAGGTACCCTCATCAGAAGGCTTGACCCGGGAGAGACGGAGTTTATGGGAGATGTTGCTTCCTACAACCTTCACAACCTAGAAAAAGTAGTAGGGACAAAAGAAGAGGAGTGAGAAATTATGGTAAGACTGAGAAAACTATACGCAGTGCAACATTTGCTGAATCAAAGAACCAGTACTGTCATGACATCAGATTTTTGCTCCACAATTATGATTACTGAAAGAATTTCTTATGATAATGTGTTGAAGtgtagataaaacaaaaaaggggaaaagCAGCTGAATGAATCATTGGCTTGTTGAATTTTCACACATTACATTCAAAATACATGTAAAGTAAGAAGAGTGCAAATAAAGAATagttacaaaatataaatataaatttatatatatattttatattatattataaattacATAAGGCAGTCAGATGAAGTGTTTAACAAAAGCAGTGCATTATTAAAGCAATACCGATGTCATTTTTTAATATCACACTAATCGTTAGTATCAGCCTTTTGTGACAAATGTATGCTCAGCCAAAGCCACAAGAGAAGGATAATGGTTTGTCAATGCTAAAATGTAATGATGAGAATGTTATCAGTTTGATGAATTGCAAGAAAATGAACACAGATCATAAGCTGGTCATACCAAACCAGGAAAACCAGTGGTGGCATAACGACTTATGGTACTTAACTTTTAATTGGGAGAGGAGAGCGGGgatatttacttgtttttaaaaataaaaaagtacttCCTCTGTAAACAGAAATGTCCACAGTGAGtattacagtgttttttttttttgttttttttttttcggcaCACCAAACAGTACATGGAAAAATAGACATGAGACACGTTTTCAGTGCTAATGTGCATTAATTCGCCATCATATCAGTGTTATGggatgctttgttttcttttatagacATTTTGCAAATTTTTGCCTAAATCTGCTATTGGCATTACAGTGAAAATAATTTCTGCATAAAATGACCCTTTTGGTGattaacacatttataaacTCAATGTGAGGTGAGCGAATCACTGCCTCTCACAATCTCAATTTAAGGCCTTTTTATTCTTCCAGTAAttattatgcagtgatgaaataatttcttatagtgaatttgttattttattgtgatagctaaaataaatatgtacaaagCCACAGCAAAATACAAGTTTTGGTTTGGAAAACCACTTCCTGATGCCTTCTTGTCATAATGAGGCTGTGTGACAAACTTTAAACTACCACCaatgtttttcattgttattgttaaaaacactgttgttttaaaattgGTTAAGGTTAAATAAAGAAGACATATTTCTTAGTGAGGtaaaaactttttctatttctataaGGGCTAGCTGTTCCCATTAACCTCCATTCTTCTTCTCCTTGCTCCAGTTAAATATTTTGCCAGTGTATTCATCTGGCAGAATACATATTACCTAAAATCATTAACTGACCTTCTCATTTAACACTCAAGAATACTAAAAGAGGAAAATTAGCATCCTTCTTGCCATCACACTCAAGCTATCTATGAATATCTGAACACTGGTTATCAGGATACAGTTTTTATGAAACTGTAttcattttatgtttgcatATGGAATATGTTTAAGGTTTAAGATCATAAATTGGTGTTTTCCTAATTTAAAATGAGTGATTTAAACTGAATATAAACTTACACTAGATGAGAGAGCTGATATGAATACAAAGAAAGAACATGAGAAGTGCAGCATGAATGTGGTGCTGAAATAATTGTCAGATAGGCTTGAAAAACGCTCCACAGCTTCCCCTCCTCCAAGCCAATCACTCCTACTCCCATAGAGACAGTTAAAGGTGCTGCTGAACAAATTCTATTTGGAGCCATTTCTTCTCCGGACCATTTCTTGGAGGTAAAAGCTTTGCACGTTCACAGTGCAACACTGTTGAGATGATGAGAGTGTGGAGACATCATGAGATGTGACACATCAGGATATAAATACAACTCCATTTGTCACCCACCTTCATCCTTATGATACCAAtagatgtttgtgtgcatgtgcaccaGCGACAGCCCCTACATTTGTGCCTGTGTGGCAGCATGTAACAAAAGCTTAACATTTCAAGCTTACTATTTGTGACTTTGTGTCTGCATATGTAAGGatctttcatgtttttgtttgactttaaGGATGTGAGCCAGCATCTATTATATACAGAGAGCTCATAATGATTTTCCAGCTGCACAGCCTGCAGTGTTTGGCtccacccacacaaacacacacacatcatacatgtACTCGGTCACCCAAACTGCAGATGGTGCCTTCATTACAACGAATCAGCAGCAGCTAGTCTGTtgagagggaggagagaggcttcatgttttctgtgtgtgtgcatgtttctgcacatgcaatttatttctttaactttacatatttatttgaaatgttaaaatttgtAATTATGGGGTGAGATTTAGACAAGAAAAGGGgatgactggaaaaaaaaatctgattttagaCTTCATTTGCTCTGTGGATATGTGGGATATATAAGATGTTCTGCTGACTTCCCAGTTCCTCCCTGCCACTGTTTATCAGCAGAATATGGTGTTATAGTCATAAAGATGAAGGGGTGTTTATTAGAATCTGAAGATGATGCACTGCAAGCCGTGCCCCCCTGAGGAGGACACTTAACCACCCACAACCACACTGCCTGCTCTTAGGCTGACACTGTAATCCCACAAAGCAATGAAAGGATGAAGTGAGCGTCTTCAATATGGAGCCTTCTCTGTACTGAGAGCTTCATCAGACTCAACACCTGTGGATCATTCAAAACCTAAAATATAATCATAAGCATGTTGTGTGTCATCCTGTAACACCAAAGCAAATGTAAGGACTGAAACTGAGTACTCACACTTATCTTCGTAGCATCCTTTGGCATTTCCTCATCTGGGGCCACCTAGGagagaaaatgaacatttagtttcatcagattaaaaagatttaaaatatgCACATGGTACAAAGGTGAGGTTGCTCTGAAAAAACCTGgggtggatttttttaaatataaattttagcAGTCTTTGTGTATGGAACAGGAGTTTGACCCCTTATCTTGcatggagaagaaaagaaagcaaaaaaatactGTCATGGCCTCAACTCTCCTAAATCTTATGACTAATACTGGAATTCTTTTCTAGAAAAAGATGGCCTGACCTTGATGACCTGTTGTCCTGCTTCTTTTGGATTACAGTTTTGGAAAATCCTCAAGTCGTTGTTGCCAATGTGCAACAATGTTAGAGAAATAGTGGGAGTGGAGACACCTATGTTTATTGTAAACCAGTTTTTACGATTCTTGTACAGTTCAGCACCTCCTCTTGAAGAACACTTAACGGGAACATGACATCCATCAATACAGCCAATTACTCAAGAGAAGTTCCCATATTTCTACAACTGTATCTTGTAGGTGGTCTGATTATCTCTGACAATAACAGAAAATTGTAATaacttttgaatttttttttattgcagcttGTTCTCCTTTTGCAGTCAATATTTCTTTTatctaaataataaattagataACATAATTCATACTTCAATGTTGGATATTCGCGTCAAAACAAGCCTGTTTGACTTATAACTGCACAGAACCACCTATTTCATCAAGTCGCATTATTATACTGCATGTCATGAGCACTATAAGTTACAAGTGACACATAATCCTACAGTTTTATGTAGTTTTGTGGTTTCTTTGAGAATTGTTTTACCTACATTAGCTGCACATAATTTAGTCTCACCAACTGCTGTATGCAGCACCAAGTATCCATACACAAAGGTAATGTGGTTTGGTTGTGACCTAAGAAAACAGCTGAATTTAAACATGTATGTGGATGTGGAATCTGGTTCTGAATTACTGTAATGCTGATCTATTACTGTTTGATCACAAATGGACATAATCTGCCAAAAACTGAGGAAGTTGTATTGGATGTATGAGAATTTTCAGCCCCTGGTGAGTCTTACTAGGAAACTTTTAGGAGGtatgtttttctacttttccaAAACACCACTGTGGTGCAATTTACTGTTTAACATTATGAGATAGCAACATACCCctcagcttttgttttctgtagtGTAGTATTCATGGGACAAAGCAAGATGTAGGAAGGGTAAAATGAGAAAGCCATAACGATAGATTTTAGTTACTGTCTAATTGTGTTTTTAGTAATGTATAGATGTAACACGTAGTTACTTTAATTCTAACTCAAACCATATACTTTTAACCCTAATCATTCCCAGCTTGGAGCATAGTAAATCCTGAAAAGCTTATAAGTGGGAAGGAAGCCTAAGAGTGCAGTGACGTTTTAAAGTCACAGGACAGGTCTTACACCAGTATTCTCTTGCCTTAAGGCCTGTGATTTTGCATCTTCCACCATACCCTCCCTCCTCCTTGCTTATATTTGTCTGTGACCCATTCAACACTATCAATATATATGGAAAGTGAATGatataatgagaaaaatataTAGGATGGTGGATTTGTGCAGGcagcaaagaaaacatattaaatacaGTTGTTGAGCTTTTGTCATGAAACTGGAATGTGTTTGTGCTGTGGACCAGTGTAGCTATTTCCCTATTTGTCATGACATTTGATTCTTACCAGCAATCATACAAATTATTAAGTCTAACTTTCACTTAAACAAATGATAAATTACCAGAAATTAATAAGTGTTGTATACCAAACAGGAAACATTTCTGTCTTCTTAATACTTGGGTCATAATTTTATAATTTGCCTCTTTTAATCAGTGATGATAATGGCAAAAGGTAAGACTACCTTATTTAGTAGAAAATGTGAACACATTAGGTATAaagtaaagagaaaagaataaatttggggaaaaaagagTTGTAAAGAATGTAAAACTTAGGCAGAAATCCCATACAGGTCCTTTTAGTAGATGCAAAagttatttataacttttatgtaaaatatatcaGAGCAGACAGTCAGAGTTCCTGTTCAAAACCCACCTCGTTAGTTGTCCAGGGTTGTCGGTCTGTCCAATCCAGATGGTTCCTAATGTACCACCACTGGATCTCCAGTGAATAGGATGGTGTTCCAGCTCCTCTGAAGGAGCAAGCCATCTCCACATCCTGACCTCTTTGGGCAGTCATGTCGTGGGGCACCTCTGTGAACATGGCTGGACAGACACAGAACAGACATGGTCAACAAATAAGACCTTATTGTTGACCTTTCAGCACAGCAAAACATTTATGAAGCTTATAGGATGATAATAGTCTTTTtgcatttgttcttttaaataatcACCCCTGACATCTTACCAGTGCTGAAAGAAGCCTATAATTAGCATATGTGATTAGAAATGATCAGATTAATTTATGTAAATCCTCTAAAGAACGGAATTGATGCTGAGCTTGAGTGTAAGCATAGTCATGAATAATGTTGGGATCCAActaaacagcaacaacaaaaaaggcagCTTCATAGTCTGGAACATTTTTTAACAGTTCCCTTTTGGTAACAGGGCTTtaaatagtaaaagaaaaagtaaaagactGTGGTGTCTTTACAAATTCTtacattgtttattttctctcagATGTAGAGGACTTTTTTTGCAATAAAATACTTATAACCTGTTCATGATATTCAGGACACATTCGTTTGCCTCCCACTTTCCAATCAATCCATCAACTTATTCAttaacactttctttttcttttgtttcatccATACTTAAAGTcggtaaatgaataaataaatgaatagaaaacaagttttattgGCAGTTATGAACAGGAATACTGCTTGGGTTGCTTAGTGACTGTCTCAAGTCTCACTAAAGGGCTCCCTGAGCTTTGTGCTACTATAAATGGTAGCGGCCTCCCTGCAGTAGTCTCATATTTCCTGCACAGGCATGAGAGTGACAATCAGTCAAGATGTGATCAATATTCTAATCTAATTCTTGGCAAGAAAGCAAATAagtgtatttttcaaaatgtctAACTCTGCATTTAAAAAGACCTTTACTGGCACACTGAGAAGGAGCATTTGTTTAAACCCCAGAAACGAACACTTTAACATCGGCTGTCTTTTAGAAAGCTTTGCAACAATGAATCACTGGAAGAGCTTTAAGTCTCCCCAGTTCCTGTAGATCAGGCCAGTTATAATTGCAACCGGTTataatttttgtctttataaGCGGACTTTGGCTACCAGAACACCAACTTTTACATCTAACCATCATGTTTGGCTGCAGCTAATTATAAAATCACAAGCAATGCCCATTTCATTGTTTTACAATTAGAGGTGCAAAATTCAGGGAATTTTCAAAGTTGGAAACCTTTCATAAGAATTAACGGGAATATATGGAAATTAACAGGAAGTTATGGGAATTAACCGGGAATTTACAAAATTTATGTTTATTCACTTAACAGGGAACTTAAATATAGTTGAGGAAAATATATTGCAGCAAAATCTTGGCTAAAACAACCAGATTTAATGCAAACACAGTTGAATATCTATGCCATCCAGTCACATGCGCACAGCACACTGCTTAGTGATGGTTTTTGAGGCCACACCCCCTCACGTCACACAAACTGGTGACTTCTTCAACCCTGGAGTACTGAGGCCACACTTGAGTTTGCAACTACATAAAGTCAGATAAGCTTTCATAACATTTTGgggtaaatttattttatacatcaaTTGTAAAATATCTTGAAGAAAATTCTAGTTGTTAACTATATATCTGTTTATGCGGTTGCATTAATGTTtataaaagctgttttgttatcttgttttacagaaaaatgttgcGCTTGCCATCTGATGTGTGGAGGCACTTCACACAAACTAATGTTGAAGGAAagtctttgtatgtgtgtaaatattatGCAAGGACATACGTAAAAAATACGTGCATTGATGCAGCAGCATATTGTTAAGTAAAATTTCCTGAAGCCTCAAAGCATATATTTCCAAAATTCCCCAGCATGAAATGTTTCTGGAAATTTATTGGAAATTTACAGGAAATTTTCCTCCCCATTGCAACCTTATTTACAATACAGTTTGTCtttgataaatgataaaataaaaaatttttgttgtttttattttgaactcACAATATACTCACCATGGCAGCTCCGAAAAAAGGGTGCACATTTACTTCACTGTGTAAAGAAGGCAGGCAcattatagttttatttttcttgtagaATATGCAAGGAAATAATATTGAAATTGATTAAATCATCTTAGAAGAATGGTCAGGCATTCCTATACCCAAAGTCAGAGATGGAAAGACAATTATATAAGATGCCTACAAGGGGTCGTTTCAGAAGGAGAGACCATTAGCATTTAAGATTATAGAAGATTATTACGTTTGTGGATTactttttttacagaaaagattaaaaatgtctgCTTTAGTCTTTTCATGTGCAAgttaatgtgtatttttcttACCTCTATCCACTGGTTTAAGGGGAATGAAAGTTTTTCAAATCTGTCAAAATGTCCGCTCATATTAATATGAGCTTAACTTACATCACTTCATAACCGTGTATTACCACAtgtctcagaaaaaaaaagttatatcaCATATCAAGAGCTTCAGGAatctttatgtgtttatttatttattttt
This region of Melanotaenia boesemani isolate fMelBoe1 chromosome 13, fMelBoe1.pri, whole genome shotgun sequence genomic DNA includes:
- the LOC121651419 gene encoding V-set and transmembrane domain-containing protein 2-like protein; the encoded protein is MGAFRVLLGSLHYMGLYMQLSVCTRQTGHREIENHISGNAMFTEVPHDMTAQRGQDVEMACSFRGAGTPSYSLEIQWWYIRNHLDWTDRQPWTTNEVAPDEEMPKDATKISVVKVVGSNISHKLRLSRVKPSDEGTYECRVIDFSDDAGARHHRVRAYLQVVPESRITNSNSDNFEALDDTKRGVRFFDRESHSGTKEHSHHQSHEHHQDHGKRPSSAAHPGHSHGDSSQQHKSGKELRKRDVDSNHSQNDCTNEPSCAL